Proteins co-encoded in one Acinetobacter lwoffii genomic window:
- a CDS encoding potassium transporter Kup, with amino-acid sequence MQSTAQKAALPVITLAALGVVFGDIGTSPLYALRQCFLTAHLAISEASVLGILSLIFWCMMLTISFKYVMVIMRADNNGEGGIMSLLALNLRTTRISDQKKIFLIALGFVGASLFFGDGIITPAISVLSAIEGLSIATPIFNQWLVPLSIGILAGLFMVQRHGTATMGKFFGPLTMLWFLSIGGFGLWSIIQTPFVLWMVNPYWAYHFVVDQPYVAFLTMGAVILTMTGGEAIYADMGHFGRLPIRLAWFIIVLPCLLLNYAGQGALLLRSPEALANPFYMLLPDWALFPMIGLATAAAVIASQAVITGVFSMVNQAIQLRYLPRLSVKHTSALERGQIYLPFINWMLFISVLILILLFENSANLASAYGVAVTMTMLCGTILISILAYGFWRWPVWKVALFAVPFLALDLVFVASTSLKIASGGWVPILIGAVLFTILMTWKDGRALVLNRLEQDALPIDLFIKSISMGEGTKFVPGDAIFLTGTPNIVPHAMLHNIKHNKVLHERNIMLTVITRDIPFVDRQDRIELGKLSEHFYRVFIYYGFKDQPNIPEALQQAYEQWDFEYDLMQISFFISRERIMHTVGEGMAPWREKLFISMQRNTSPVSDFYQIPPNRVVELGTQIQM; translated from the coding sequence ATGCAAAGCACTGCACAAAAGGCAGCTCTCCCGGTGATTACACTGGCTGCGCTTGGGGTCGTTTTCGGAGATATTGGTACCAGTCCGCTGTATGCACTGCGCCAATGCTTCCTTACCGCACATCTCGCCATTAGCGAAGCTTCTGTACTCGGCATCCTGTCCCTGATTTTCTGGTGCATGATGCTTACCATCAGCTTTAAATACGTCATGGTAATCATGCGTGCCGATAACAACGGCGAAGGCGGGATCATGTCACTGTTGGCATTAAACCTGCGTACCACACGAATCTCTGATCAAAAGAAAATATTCCTGATCGCTTTGGGTTTTGTCGGCGCATCGCTATTTTTCGGTGACGGGATTATTACCCCGGCAATCTCCGTGCTATCAGCCATTGAAGGCCTGAGTATTGCCACGCCCATTTTCAATCAGTGGCTGGTGCCTTTATCCATCGGGATTTTGGCCGGGCTGTTTATGGTTCAGCGACACGGCACAGCCACGATGGGCAAGTTTTTTGGACCTTTAACCATGCTCTGGTTTTTGTCGATTGGCGGTTTTGGTTTGTGGAGCATCATCCAGACCCCGTTTGTACTCTGGATGGTGAATCCCTACTGGGCCTATCATTTTGTGGTCGATCAGCCCTATGTGGCTTTTCTGACCATGGGGGCGGTGATTCTGACCATGACTGGGGGTGAAGCGATTTATGCCGATATGGGGCATTTTGGCCGTCTGCCGATTCGTCTGGCCTGGTTCATTATTGTCTTGCCATGTTTATTGCTGAATTATGCCGGGCAAGGCGCCTTGTTACTGCGTAGTCCTGAAGCACTGGCGAATCCTTTCTATATGCTGCTGCCCGACTGGGCCTTATTTCCGATGATTGGACTGGCGACTGCAGCGGCGGTGATTGCCTCACAGGCGGTCATTACTGGGGTATTTTCTATGGTCAATCAAGCCATTCAATTGCGTTATTTGCCGCGCCTGTCAGTCAAGCATACCTCTGCATTGGAGCGTGGCCAGATTTATCTGCCTTTCATTAACTGGATGTTGTTTATCTCGGTGCTGATCCTGATTTTACTGTTTGAAAATAGTGCCAATCTGGCCAGTGCTTATGGCGTTGCGGTGACCATGACCATGCTCTGCGGCACCATTTTGATCTCGATTCTGGCCTATGGCTTCTGGCGTTGGCCGGTCTGGAAAGTAGCGTTATTTGCTGTACCATTCCTGGCACTGGATTTAGTCTTTGTGGCCTCAACGTCCTTGAAAATCGCTTCGGGTGGCTGGGTGCCAATTCTGATTGGTGCGGTACTGTTTACGATTCTCATGACCTGGAAAGACGGGCGTGCGTTGGTACTGAACCGGCTGGAACAGGATGCCTTGCCGATTGATCTGTTTATTAAAAGTATTTCGATGGGGGAAGGCACCAAGTTTGTGCCAGGCGATGCCATTTTCCTGACCGGTACACCAAATATTGTTCCGCATGCCATGTTGCATAATATTAAGCACAATAAGGTCTTGCATGAACGCAATATCATGTTGACGGTGATTACCCGGGATATTCCTTTTGTTGACAGGCAGGACCGGATTGAACTGGGAAAACTGAGTGAGCATTTTTACCGGGTGTTTATCTATTATGGTTTTAAGGATCAGCCGAATATTCCGGAAGCTTTACAACAGGCCTATGAGCAATGGGATTTTGAATATGACCTGATGCAGATCAGTTTCTTTATTTCACGTGAACGGATTATGCATACTGTGGGTGAGGGCATGGCACCGTGGCGGGAAAAGCTGTTTATTTCTATGCAGCGCAATACCAGTCCGGTCAGTGATTTCTATCAAATTCCACCCAACCGTGTGGTCGAGCTGGGCACCCAGATTCAGATGTAA